A genomic window from Deltaproteobacteria bacterium includes:
- a CDS encoding outer membrane lipoprotein-sorting protein: MRRSRWVYAFAVLVALGSAPIASAEVTAPTTISSANAQLAQGLIPDELIPYVVEGNTDLSITVANPGTYTPHPAYVKATVDNACKAKLDAKGFLVNYVAGQPFPYSEWAKEATGHKCDLTPDDPQFALKLAWNVNFRWQGGSGLNLPHWGFSNMRNKGKEVWRIAQGEYRRTYFSHRADLLPATTQLVEGTDIEWAEFFDVKTPFDLRGTMFLLYRYDVENKEDDTWAYIPALRRVRRIAATQKSDSLLGTEFTLEDFYIFAGYVWDHQWEFKGESTKLGVINSKRSCFPSVIPGATASGGADRMVRLGTDDEWYSCKFAPYNALPFAGETFEKRTAFQLDDIPRQKGHPYSRKMIWYDKETMMPLYSMAYDRAGKPYRIIGSVFKWSEDSPVPENKGRNSLNYSHIMVVNVQNGNSHTGQFDNANAKEFDAASSRKYYDTTRLKTLGR, translated from the coding sequence ATGCGACGATCACGTTGGGTGTATGCGTTTGCGGTCTTGGTCGCGCTCGGAAGCGCGCCGATCGCATCTGCCGAGGTAACCGCCCCCACGACGATCAGCTCCGCGAACGCGCAGCTGGCACAGGGCCTGATTCCCGACGAGCTGATTCCCTACGTCGTCGAGGGCAACACGGACTTGAGCATCACCGTCGCGAACCCCGGCACCTACACACCGCACCCGGCGTATGTGAAGGCGACCGTCGACAACGCCTGCAAGGCGAAGCTCGATGCGAAAGGCTTCCTGGTGAACTACGTCGCCGGTCAGCCGTTCCCATACTCCGAGTGGGCGAAGGAGGCGACCGGCCACAAGTGCGACCTGACGCCGGACGATCCGCAGTTCGCGCTCAAGCTGGCCTGGAACGTCAACTTTCGCTGGCAGGGTGGATCGGGGCTGAACCTTCCGCACTGGGGCTTCAGCAACATGCGCAACAAGGGAAAGGAAGTCTGGCGCATCGCCCAGGGCGAGTACCGCCGCACCTACTTCTCGCACCGCGCGGACCTGCTGCCGGCGACGACCCAGCTCGTCGAGGGCACCGACATCGAGTGGGCCGAGTTCTTCGACGTGAAGACGCCGTTCGATCTGCGCGGAACGATGTTCCTGCTCTACCGCTACGACGTGGAGAACAAGGAAGACGACACTTGGGCGTACATTCCGGCGCTGCGCCGCGTGCGCCGCATCGCAGCCACGCAGAAGTCGGACTCGCTTCTCGGCACCGAGTTCACGCTCGAGGACTTCTACATCTTCGCGGGCTACGTGTGGGACCACCAGTGGGAGTTCAAGGGTGAATCGACGAAGCTCGGCGTGATCAACTCCAAGCGCTCCTGCTTCCCCAGCGTGATCCCCGGCGCGACGGCTTCCGGCGGCGCGGACAGGATGGTGCGGCTGGGCACCGACGACGAGTGGTACAGCTGCAAGTTCGCCCCGTACAACGCGCTGCCGTTCGCGGGCGAGACCTTCGAGAAGCGCACCGCGTTCCAGCTCGACGACATCCCGCGCCAGAAGGGCCACCCGTACAGCCGCAAGATGATCTGGTACGACAAAGAAACGATGATGCCGCTGTACTCGATGGCGTACGATCGCGCTGGCAAGCCGTACCGGATCATCGGCAGCGTGTTCAAGTGGAGCGAGGACAGCCCGGTGCCCGAGAACAAGGGCCGCAACTCGCTGAACTACTCGCACATCATGGTCGTGAACGTGCAGAACGGGAACTCGCACACCGGCCAGTTCGACAACGCGAACGCGAAGGAGTTCGATGCCGCCTCGAGCCGCAAGTACTACGACACCACGCGGCTGAAGACCCTGGGGCGGTAG
- a CDS encoding VWA domain-containing protein: protein MLPTRLILAQFLIGALVAGRAFAQSSAAGDEQVWIDLRKPADAIVQRLPVAMIEVDGSTGAGRLHYHDVAIVIDLSASTRLRSGVDVNENGVVGKASPEIREDYWGAASPELLCDDPGDTIAAAEIAAVRRLLKLLNPERTRVALIAFGDRAEFAAPLVATRPEVEAALDRLDGRHGWYGGTNYAAALDLARAALLDAPADGKAGRKRSILFLSDGYPTLPPPEPNPGRSAIAAARGAGEKEVRIHSFALGPEAVRGRDVLDLVSRVSQGTLTEIERPGEVLFHLPAVELSEVADVQLLNQTSGQPGRAIRLLADGSFDGFVSLVRGRNLLRVTAIGIGGGTQVVERSVFYEPTAGQQREVELEVSRLRELLRTRAIEVELAGEIQRAREQRRARQRELRIDVEKPTPAPK, encoded by the coding sequence ATGCTTCCGACGCGTCTCATTCTGGCGCAGTTTCTGATCGGCGCGCTCGTCGCTGGCCGCGCGTTCGCGCAGTCGTCGGCCGCGGGCGACGAGCAGGTCTGGATCGATCTGCGAAAGCCGGCCGATGCGATCGTGCAGCGGCTCCCGGTCGCGATGATCGAGGTCGACGGCTCCACCGGCGCCGGGCGCCTCCACTACCACGACGTGGCGATCGTGATCGATCTCTCGGCCAGCACCCGCCTGCGCTCCGGCGTCGACGTGAACGAGAACGGGGTGGTCGGAAAGGCGAGCCCGGAGATTCGCGAGGACTACTGGGGAGCCGCGTCGCCGGAGCTTCTCTGCGACGATCCCGGGGACACGATCGCGGCCGCGGAGATCGCCGCGGTGCGGCGGCTGCTGAAGCTTCTGAACCCGGAGCGGACGCGCGTGGCGCTGATCGCGTTCGGTGACCGGGCCGAGTTCGCAGCGCCGTTGGTCGCGACCCGCCCCGAGGTGGAGGCGGCGCTCGATCGGCTCGACGGCCGTCACGGCTGGTACGGGGGCACGAATTACGCCGCAGCGCTGGACCTCGCGCGCGCGGCGCTTCTCGACGCGCCCGCGGACGGCAAGGCGGGTCGCAAGCGCAGCATCCTGTTCCTCTCCGACGGCTATCCGACCCTTCCCCCTCCCGAGCCCAACCCCGGTCGCTCGGCGATCGCGGCCGCGCGCGGCGCGGGCGAGAAGGAGGTGCGCATCCACAGCTTCGCGCTCGGGCCAGAGGCCGTGCGCGGCCGAGACGTGCTCGATCTGGTCTCGCGCGTGTCGCAGGGCACGCTCACCGAGATCGAGCGCCCCGGAGAGGTGCTGTTCCATCTGCCTGCGGTGGAACTCTCCGAGGTCGCCGATGTGCAGCTCCTGAATCAGACGTCCGGTCAGCCCGGGCGCGCGATTCGCCTGCTCGCCGACGGGAGCTTCGACGGCTTCGTGTCGCTGGTGCGCGGTCGCAACCTCCTGCGCGTCACCGCGATCGGGATCGGCGGAGGAACCCAGGTCGTGGAGCGCTCCGTCTTCTACGAGCCGACCGCCGGGCAGCAGCGCGAGGTCGAGCTCGAGGTCTCGCGCCTGCGCGAGCTGCTCCGCACCCGCGCGATCGAGGTGGAGCTCGCCGGCGAGATCCAGCGCGCCCGCGAACAGCGGCGCGCGCGCCAGCGCGAGCTGCGCATCGACGTCGAGAAGCCGACGCCGGCTCCGAAATAG